Genomic window (Leishmania braziliensis MHOM/BR/75/M2904 complete genome, chromosome 8):
cgcgctcTTGACACGGCGTCGGTGATTGGTGCCGCGGTGGGCGTGCAGGTGCAGGTGCGTGCTGACCTAATCGAACGCGACTTCGGCGTCTTGTCAGGAAAGCCGTACAGCGACATATCCAAGTACGCCGGCGATAAGCTGCTACAAGGAGACAAAGTTCTGTACTTTCTGGAAGTTGAGGGCTGTGAAAATTTCGACCAGTGCTACAAACGGGCTCAGGGTGTGCTGGCGGATGTGAATGCGATGCACGCTGGTGAGCACGTCCTGCTCGTCTGTCATGGTGACATTGGGAAGATGTTGCAAGCGGCACATGCCAAGGTGGAATGGCAGGAAGGACTTCGGCTCCCCTATTTTGTCAACACCGAGGTGATTGAGCTATAGAGTTGTTGTCGACTGCTTTGATGCTCACatacatgtgtgtgtctacGGGCGTGGTTGCATTGACACAAAGAAGAATAAGACAGTAAAACGAACTCTGGTAGTGACGGAAATCTGTTTCTCCTTGCGCACtgctggagagagaggaaaggacTGCTGGCACTAGCAGTAGTGACTCTGAGGATCTATTTCTGCTTTTCTTGGTGCCACACTCTCATGGTGTTTGGCTGTTCAGTCGTTTTACACCGCATGGCTGTGCCTATGCCCAGCCTCTGATGTGGATGAGTGAGATATGGACTTTGCAGCACACTCGCCATCATTGccgttttctcttcttcctcgtcttcccCGTTGGCTGCCAAATCCTCGTATGGTACCTAAAGGACTTCACGCTGAATCACAGCTTGTCACAACCTTTGTTGTGCAGCACCCAACAACGGAGGTGCAAAACTCAGGTTTTTGTGGGGACTCGTGTGGTCTCTCTCTTAGGCGTGCTCTAGACGCGTCGCTCTCGTTCTTGTTTCGTGCTGCACTCAGAACGCTGCACGACATGCCGCCAAAGCGGTGGGCAAAGCCGAACCAGAAGGGCGCATATGGCGAGAATGCCTGTACGCCTgacgcagtgctgcagtTTATATGCAATGGGATCCGCAGTGACAATTTCCTAGGTCTCTCGGAAGCGGAGCTAACTGGAATGGCAACTGAGTTAATGCACGTAAAGACGCgcgcggaggtggcggagtgGGCTAAGACGCTGATGCTATCCgaggcctttgccgcggaGGTGACTAAGCGGCGAGAGCAGTCGGGGCCAGCTTTTGAGGGTGAGATTGTTCCCAACACACCGTCCTGCTTGTCTGCGTCGACCGCGGGAGGTGAGGGTGGTACGCTGAATGCAACGAAGCGCGTCACCGGAGCTTCGAAGCGATCCAAACGCGGAGTTAATGTCAATCATCTCCCAAAGacaagcagcgccaccgaGGCACTTAGGCCAGGTCGTTTTGAGTGCGGATGCTTTGCCACTGTCCACAACCTGCGTGGAAGCTGTGCCAACTGCGGCCGGATCATCTGCGAGCAGGAGGCAGATGAGGTATGTTACGCTTGTGGACTGGAGCCATCCCGATGCATCGCGTATGAGATCTCGGTCCAGGAAGGCAGGCTgagcgaggcggcgcagcagcgcaatcAGGCGGACTACAAAACAGCTGTGGAACAACGGGACCGCTTGCTGGAGTACGCTCAGAATCGCGCGAAGCGAACTACTGTCATCGACGACCAGTCAGCCACGCTGTTCTCGCCGCAGAGTGCGTGGTTGTTGCCAGAGGAGCGCCGAGCAGCTGAGAAGTCTGCCGCGGAAATTGAGCGGCAGCACAACATCGAGCTCAtgcaccgccagcgcggcACCTACCAGGTGCACATGGAGTTTGTGTCGCAGAACCTGCCGCTGGGGGCGCGGAAAGAAAATTCCGGAGGCATGGACGCCGTTCCCGGTGTCGCGgaggctgctgcggaggacgaggagacgGGAGGAGCGGGTGAAATAGTCGTACCCACTGGGGCAGAGCCGCTACCGTCGTTGTTGCATAAAATCTGGTACAGCCCCGACGGCAGGCGAGTCGAGTCAGAGCCTAGTGGCAAGAGGGACAAGAACGGAGGCGGACGTTGCAGCAGCGTTGTAGACGTAAACTTGCCAGGGCAGGAGGGGACGTCGGTGCCTCTGACATCACGACCAACGCAGCGCCATTTTGACGATGTGTCTCGACGAGTACAGCAGCACTACTTTGAAGACGACGTGGAGGTGTTTGCTGCGgaagcagaggaggcggagagggcaAAATTGGAGCTCATTGTTGTGCCTCAAGCGCTActcacggaggagaagggttCAGCAATGGAGTACGACACCGAAGCCACCAATGCCTCCCTCGACCCGGAGCTCGTGAATCGGTCTGCTGCTACGCTGTCCTCTCGCTTTGCTGTGACAACCATTATGCGCAATGCAGATGATGGCATTTGCTTGTCCATGCACCAGCCGTGGGCAAGCCTGCTCGTGGCTGGTATAAAACGACATGAAGGTCGCGTGTGGGGGACCACGTATCGAGGTCGTCTGTGGATTCACGCGACCTCGTCGAAGCCTACCAACGTGGAGGAGGTAGAGGCGTATTACTCGAAGTTTGTGGCCCCAGGTCAAGTGCTCCCAAAGCACTACCCTACCAAGGTACTCCTTGGGTACGTCTATGTAACGGACTGCCTTGATCGAGAGGCATACGAGGCCGCGTTTAAGCCGGCGGAGCGCCAAGAGGAGTCACCGTACTCTTTCATTTGTGTGGAGCCAAAGGTGCTACCTTTTCCATTGCCCATGAACGGCAGCCATAAGCTGTTCACCCTTGAGCACCGCGTACACACCGCTGCACGAAAGCAGCTGGGTGAAGCGTATTGAGGGTGTGCAGGTGAGGGGTGCGGGCCGTTGTATTGGGCAGGCAAACGCGGCCAGGTGGGGTGCACGTGTAGCGGGACTTTGGGTGTTTCGCTTTTAGTCCCTCGACGCCGTGCTCTTTGTGAGTTTTGTCTCTTATGTGATGTGTTGAGCTGATACCGCGGGTGCGAGCGTCGTGTTTCCACTTTGTGTCATCTCACTTTGGGTTACAGGAAAGGCGAGTGCTTTCTGTCTGCAATGCACCCTAATGTTACACCCAGCGGGTGAAAGTCTGTTGTGTCTAGGGGGTGGAGCAAGGCCTACGCCATGCACTCTGCGGGCCTTTTGGTCTGTCGTCGAAGCTCCAAAGGGATGACCAACACCGATTTGCGCTTGTCCTTAGTCCATCAGAACGGCTTCGTTGCTCGTAAAGGGATGTGCTGTGCGTGAAGAGGTTGACATGTACTTGCCGGGTGTTTCAGTCGGTCTTGAGAGGTGGGGAACAAAGAGTGGAATGTATCACCATCATTGCTGTTGCTGGCTTCTTATCGTCTTTTacttccttcccttccccatCTCCTTCGCTCTCGCACTCTTTTACTACTGCATCTGCTCTGCTTTGGCATCACGTCTACGAACCCCGCTTGTTGTGCTCCTCTTACGCCTCTCTCACCCAACGGCTACTTTTCATTGGGCAACTGAGTGTGCGCGCGGAGTGGGGCACTGGAGACTTACTGCGAGACTTCCATAGCGCCTTCAGACGCAGGTCGATCTGTTTCGCAGCGCAGCTTGTGGGGCAGCTTCTCCTTTTTATTTGCTTTATTTTTAGTGCGTCTTTAGCTCGAAACTTGCTCCCTTGCGCTTGCGCGCGCGCCCACACGTCCATGCCTAAGCGTGTGCGCGATGCTGATGACGACCTAGGGCCATCCACCTCGGAGAGCGGAGAGACGGACTCAATGAAGGACACTGTATCTGGCACCAGTGCCATGTACGAGAGGCTTCACGGTCCTCTTGATGATGATTCGTCTCTTGCCAGCAGCACTACCACGACTTCTTCCCTCGACCCCGAGGACTCAGAAGACGATAACACATCAaagcgtctgctgctgtacGCCAAGGTGACGGCAGGCGCAAAGGCGCAAGCAGCAGGCTCGATgtccgctgcggctgccgcagcacaaAGCGGCCCTGCCGCATTTCTGCGAGGTTTGAATAGCAGCACTAGTACCACCTCCgcgagtgctgctgcggcggcgctgaatCGCCTGAAATCGGAGCTGCTCAAGCCAGTGGCACAGCCGACGGCCTTGACTGTGGTGAATGCGGAGGATGAATCCGCTGATGTTCTTACCAGCATCGTGTCACGgaagctgccgccaccgccagcgggTGATGCCAAGAAGCTGCGTCAGCTGGCCTACGTTGACCACAGCCAGATGCACTACGCTCCCATTCGCACAGACTTCTATGTGGTCCCGCCGGACATGACGAACCTCACCGCTGACGAGATGCGGGCTTTGTTAAAGGAACTGGATGGGGCCAAGGTTCATGGGCAGAATGTGCCGCGACCAATGCGCTCTTGGGACGGCACCGGACTGCCGGATCgcgtgctggaggagctggagaagcacGGGTATAGGTGCCCTTTCGCAGTGCAGTCGCTCGGCTCACCCGCGCTGATGAGCGGACGCGACTTACTCCTCACTGCAAAGACGGGGTCAGGCAAAACGCTCTGTtacgcgctgccgctcctccgGCATTGCGCGGACCAGCCGCGGTGTGAGAAGGGTGAGGGCCCCATAGGGCTGGTACTTGTTCCCACGCAGGAGCTCGCTGTGCAAGTATTCACGCTGCTCAACGAGTTGGGCGAGGCCGCCGGGCTACGCTGTGTCGCCTCGTACGGCAGCACGTCGCTAGCCGAGAACATCCGCCACGCCAAAACGGGGTGCGAGATGATGGTGGCGACGCCGGGTCGACTGCTAGACCTTCTCACCGTGAACGGCGGCAAAGCGATGAGCCTGTCGCGCGTTTCCTTTGTCATCGTTGACGAGGCAGATCGCCTCTTCGACAGCGGCTTCATGGAGCACGTGGAAGCCTTTCTGAAGAACATACGCCCTAACCGCGTAACGGGTATGATAAGCGCTACGATGCCGAAAGAGCTGCGCGGGGCGGTAGTGCAGCACCTTCAGAACCCTGTTGTCATCTCCGTCGGCGGAAAACCAACGCCTGCGTCAAATGTCGAGCAGCAGTTTTTCTTCGTCGATGAGGAGGTGTACGATGCGAACAACATCAAGGCAGACATGAGCCCACGTCTTGTGAAgctgcttgcgctgctgggcgaggagggcggcaaCGGTCAGAACCTGATCCTCATCTTCACGCAGCggaaggaagaggtggaCGAGTTGTTGGGGCGGCTCACGACCTTGGGCTACGCAAACCGCGTGGCGACACTCTACAGCGGGATGGATCCCATCGACCGCGAGTTCGCGCTTGAGCACTTTGCCCCAGGCAAACAGTTCATTCTTGTCGCCACTGCAGTCGCAGAGCGCGGTTTGGATATTCCGTACCTCGGCCTCGTCATTAACTACCGCTTGCCGAATCATTATGAAGCGTATGTGCATCGTATTGGCCGCACCGGCCGGGccggccgcagcgggcgTGCCGTGAGCTTTTTCACCCGCGGCAAGGATGACGACATCGCACCGGAGCTGGTGGAAGGGCTTGAGCGCGCGGAGCAGCGGGTTCCAGAGGAGCTGTACGAGGTTGCCGAGAAGGTGCGAGCCCTGCGCAAGTCTGGCGATGCTCGGTACAACAGCGGCTTTTTTCGCGGCTACCGCGACGCGAAGGTACAGCTCTTCACTGATCGCAATaagaaggagaaggtgcgggAGGCTGCCCGCGCGGCCGGGTTGGAGCAGTTTctgagctcctcctcctccgactcGGATGCCTCTAGCGACGAGGATGCAAACATCACTGCGGTGCCCGTGCAATCCAGGGCTCGTGCTGCGtcagtggaggaggcaggggCGAACGCGATGGCGCTGATGCTGCACCGTGGTGCACTAAACGGCGCGTTGACTTTGTCCTCTGCGCAGGAGGACCGCATCTCCAAAGCCCTGGCATTCGCGCAGAAGACAACCACGgcggccacggcggcggcagacgAGATGGCGACGGTGCGCTTTCAGAGCGAGTACCCCATCAACGACTTGCCGGATGCCGTTCGCGGCAAGCTGCAGAGCGGTACGTTTATGCGCTCTGTCGCTGAGATGACGGAGACGTCATTGATCCGCAAGGGTGTGTACTTCGATCCACGCTACAAGCACTCTCGGCGGatgaaggaaggagagaagccaTTGTATCTTCTGGTAGTCGGAAAGTCCATGGAAGCGGTGCGGGCAGCTCGCAACAAGCTCGACGAGGTAAAGGCAGAGCTACTGAGCAAACAGAAGAAGACGGTGTCTGTGACTGGGGCCACTCTCTAGTCGCTGACGTATTcgcttctttttcgttttgcttCAGTGCCTGTACGCCGTTAGAGTGCACCTGTGCAGGGCGCTCTCTGCTATTCCTCCTCGATGTGCTACGGCGCTGTGACGATGCTGCGTTTAGGTGCTGATGGGTTCTCAGTCGTGATTTGTCCCCAcatgtgtatg
Coding sequences:
- a CDS encoding putative phosphoglycerate mutase protein: MAYIHICRHGQDMDNAHGILNGHRNEPLSDLGRSQAVTVANKIKESGVNYSIIYSSPLQRALDTASVIGAAVGVQVQVRADLIERDFGVLSGKPYSDISKYAGDKLLQGDKVLYFLEVEGCENFDQCYKRAQGVLADVNAMHAGEHVLLVCHGDIGKMLQAAHAKVEWQEGLRLPYFVNTEVIEL
- a CDS encoding putative ATP-dependent DEAD/H RNA helicase is translated as MPKRVRDADDDLGPSTSESGETDSMKDTVSGTSAMYERLHGPLDDDSSLASSTTTTSSLDPEDSEDDNTSKRLLLYAKVTAGAKAQAAGSMSAAAAAAQSGPAAFLRGLNSSTSTTSASAAAAALNRLKSELLKPVAQPTALTVVNAEDESADVLTSIVSRKLPPPPAGDAKKLRQLAYVDHSQMHYAPIRTDFYVVPPDMTNLTADEMRALLKELDGAKVHGQNVPRPMRSWDGTGLPDRVLEELEKHGYRCPFAVQSLGSPALMSGRDLLLTAKTGSGKTLCYALPLLRHCADQPRCEKGEGPIGLVLVPTQELAVQVFTLLNELGEAAGLRCVASYGSTSLAENIRHAKTGCEMMVATPGRLLDLLTVNGGKAMSLSRVSFVIVDEADRLFDSGFMEHVEAFLKNIRPNRVTGMISATMPKELRGAVVQHLQNPVVISVGGKPTPASNVEQQFFFVDEEVYDANNIKADMSPRLVKLLALLGEEGGNGQNLILIFTQRKEEVDELLGRLTTLGYANRVATLYSGMDPIDREFALEHFAPGKQFILVATAVAERGLDIPYLGLVINYRLPNHYEAYVHRIGRTGRAGRSGRAVSFFTRGKDDDIAPELVEGLERAEQRVPEELYEVAEKVRALRKSGDARYNSGFFRGYRDAKVQLFTDRNKKEKVREAARAAGLEQFLSSSSSDSDASSDEDANITAVPVQSRARAASVEEAGANAMALMLHRGALNGALTLSSAQEDRISKALAFAQKTTTAATAAADEMATVRFQSEYPINDLPDAVRGKLQSGTFMRSVAEMTETSLIRKGVYFDPRYKHSRRMKEGEKPLYLLVVGKSMEAVRAARNKLDEVKAELLSKQKKTVSVTGATL